One Pullulanibacillus sp. KACC 23026 DNA segment encodes these proteins:
- a CDS encoding AAA family ATPase encodes MATLHLLIGLPGKCKTSFGQDLEARYDALHLNPADWQNRLLGNDLGDPASTLEENQGLRPETLKSLVLEKASSALKNGKDVIIDLECLTCEQKDEFHHFADELGVELTLHYVDIPEELVISSLKTGFIVNPEETFLIPEKKVKKWLETIC; translated from the coding sequence ATGGCCACCCTTCATTTATTAATCGGTCTCCCTGGAAAATGTAAGACTTCCTTTGGTCAAGATCTTGAGGCGAGATACGATGCGCTTCATCTAAATCCAGCAGATTGGCAGAATCGCCTATTGGGAAATGATCTTGGAGATCCCGCTTCAACATTAGAAGAAAACCAGGGACTGAGACCTGAAACGTTAAAATCTCTTGTTCTGGAAAAAGCATCAAGTGCTTTAAAGAATGGCAAGGATGTCATTATTGACTTAGAGTGTTTAACCTGTGAGCAAAAAGACGAGTTCCATCATTTTGCCGATGAACTTGGTGTTGAGCTAACCCTTCATTATGTTGATATTCCTGAAGAGTTAGTGATCAGCAGCCTGAAAACGGGATTTATTGTTAATCCAGAAGAAACCTTTTTAATACCTGAAAAGAAAGTCAAAAAATGGTTAGAAACCATCTGCTGA